A stretch of Cupriavidus necator DNA encodes these proteins:
- a CDS encoding PhoH family protein: MKVPSAEFVAPKDDNTRLQNLCGPLDENLRQIEQALDVNIQRRGHRMTVRGGNAQDAATALERFYNQARTPLSIDDVQLGLVETRQLSAHGSYLPGNGDDVEEREIGDESPVLHTRRTGLQGRTVAQRDYLRNILSHDLTLGVGPAGTGKTYLAVACAVDALERDAVKRIVLTRPAVEAGERLGFLPGDLAQKVDPYLRPLYDALYDLLGFDRTQKMFERQMIEIAPLAYMRGRTLNHAFIILDEAQNTTPEQMKMFLTRIGFGSKAVITGDTTQIDLPRGQKSGLVEALHVLRDVRGIACTRFTSIDVVRHPLVARIVDAYDEYHAQHKDA, encoded by the coding sequence ATGAAAGTCCCTTCCGCAGAATTCGTCGCCCCCAAGGACGACAACACCCGGCTGCAGAACCTGTGCGGGCCGCTCGACGAGAACCTGCGCCAGATCGAGCAAGCGCTGGACGTGAACATCCAGCGCCGTGGCCACCGCATGACGGTGCGCGGCGGCAACGCGCAGGATGCGGCAACGGCGCTGGAGCGCTTCTACAACCAGGCGCGCACGCCGCTGTCGATCGACGACGTGCAGCTGGGCCTGGTTGAAACGCGCCAGCTGTCCGCGCATGGCAGCTACCTGCCCGGCAACGGCGACGATGTCGAAGAGCGCGAGATCGGCGACGAATCGCCGGTGCTGCACACGCGCCGCACCGGCCTGCAGGGCCGCACCGTGGCGCAGCGCGACTACCTGCGCAATATCCTGTCGCACGACCTGACGCTGGGTGTCGGCCCGGCCGGCACCGGCAAGACCTACCTGGCAGTGGCGTGCGCGGTCGATGCGCTGGAGCGCGACGCGGTCAAGCGCATCGTGCTGACGCGCCCGGCGGTGGAAGCCGGCGAGCGCCTGGGCTTCCTGCCTGGCGACCTGGCGCAGAAGGTCGACCCCTACCTGCGCCCGCTGTATGACGCGCTGTACGACCTGCTTGGCTTCGACCGCACGCAGAAGATGTTCGAGCGCCAGATGATCGAGATCGCGCCGCTGGCCTATATGCGCGGGCGCACGCTGAACCATGCCTTCATCATCCTGGACGAGGCGCAGAACACCACGCCCGAGCAGATGAAGATGTTCCTCACGCGCATCGGCTTCGGCTCCAAGGCGGTGATCACCGGCGACACCACCCAGATCGACCTGCCCAGGGGGCAGAAGAGCGGCCTGGTGGAGGCGCTGCACGTGCTGCGCGACGTGCGCGGCATTGCCTGCACCCGCTTTACCAGCATCGACGTGGTGCGCCATCCGCTGGTGGCCCGCATCGTCGATGCCTATGACGAATACCACGCCCAGCACAAGGACGCTTAA
- the ybeY gene encoding rRNA maturation RNase YbeY: MKSQKSKSSAVSLTLFDGDGRARKSAAHALRVQLPDGRSLTLDLSQAADGVVALLAEHTDTNQQAGLLVRPDNHDSLSVAVTATPVVTTTGTPATPPGLELEIQNGDGVGKRAGLPPRRKIETWVKSALYADAALTIRFVDEEEGRTLNRTYRGKDYATNVLTFAYAENEEDPVTGDIVLCCPVVETEAREQRKPLEAHYAHLIVHGVLHAQGYEHEEDAEAEEMEAIETETLQALGYADPYQGDRTV; encoded by the coding sequence TTGAAATCCCAGAAATCCAAGTCTTCCGCCGTGAGCCTGACCCTGTTCGACGGCGACGGCCGCGCGCGCAAGAGCGCCGCGCACGCGCTGCGCGTGCAGTTGCCCGACGGCCGCAGCCTGACGCTGGACCTGTCGCAGGCCGCCGACGGCGTGGTCGCGCTGCTGGCCGAGCACACCGACACCAACCAGCAGGCTGGCCTGCTGGTGCGCCCGGACAACCATGACTCGCTGTCGGTGGCCGTGACCGCCACGCCGGTGGTCACCACCACCGGCACGCCGGCCACCCCGCCCGGACTCGAACTCGAGATCCAGAACGGCGACGGCGTCGGCAAGCGCGCCGGCCTGCCGCCGCGCCGCAAGATCGAGACCTGGGTCAAGTCGGCGCTGTATGCCGACGCCGCGCTGACCATCCGCTTCGTCGATGAGGAAGAGGGCCGCACGTTGAACCGCACCTATCGCGGCAAGGATTACGCCACCAATGTGCTGACCTTTGCCTATGCGGAGAACGAGGAAGACCCGGTCACGGGCGATATCGTGCTTTGCTGCCCGGTGGTGGAAACCGAGGCGCGCGAGCAGCGCAAGCCGCTGGAAGCGCACTATGCGCACCTGATCGTGCACGGCGTGCTGCATGCGCAAGGCTACGAGCACGAGGAAGACGCCGAGGCCGAGGAAATGGAGGCGATCGAGACCGAAACGCTGCAGGCGCTCGGTTACGCCGACCCTTACCAGGGCGATCGCACCGTGTGA
- a CDS encoding HlyC/CorC family transporter, producing the protein MNDPYPSSKPAYLKQADRPRSLLERLSDLISPEPDTRAELLEVLQEAHERNLIDADSLSMIEGVFQVSELTASDIMVPRAQMDMVNIADAPEAFIPFMQQTAHSRFPVYEGSRDNIIGILLAKDLLRYYTDPAFDLRETLRPAVFIPESKRLNILLRDFRINRNHIAMVVDEYGGVAGLVTIEDVLEQIVGDIEDEFDLDEDQDNILPMPDGSWRVHGLTEIAQFNDAFGTAFSDHDVDTVGGLLSNHVGHVPHRGEVITLPPIRFEVLRADARQVHLLQVHRESNGDNAGAAGA; encoded by the coding sequence ATGAACGACCCTTATCCCAGTTCGAAGCCCGCTTACCTGAAGCAGGCCGATCGGCCCAGATCGCTTCTCGAACGCCTGTCAGACCTGATTTCCCCCGAGCCGGACACCCGCGCGGAATTGCTCGAAGTGCTCCAGGAAGCGCATGAGCGCAACCTGATCGACGCCGACTCGCTGTCGATGATCGAGGGCGTGTTCCAGGTCTCCGAACTGACCGCGAGCGACATCATGGTGCCGCGCGCGCAGATGGATATGGTCAATATCGCGGATGCCCCGGAGGCGTTCATCCCCTTCATGCAGCAGACCGCGCACTCGCGCTTCCCGGTCTATGAAGGCAGCCGTGACAACATCATCGGCATCCTGCTGGCCAAGGACCTGCTGCGCTACTACACCGACCCCGCCTTCGACCTGCGCGAGACCCTGCGCCCGGCGGTGTTCATCCCCGAGTCCAAGCGCCTGAACATCCTGCTGCGCGACTTCCGCATCAACCGCAACCATATCGCCATGGTCGTCGACGAGTATGGCGGCGTGGCAGGCCTGGTGACGATCGAGGACGTGCTGGAGCAGATCGTCGGCGACATCGAGGATGAGTTCGACCTGGACGAAGACCAGGACAATATCCTGCCGATGCCCGACGGCAGCTGGCGCGTGCACGGCCTGACCGAGATCGCCCAGTTCAACGACGCCTTCGGCACCGCCTTCTCCGACCACGATGTCGATACCGTGGGCGGGCTGCTATCCAACCACGTGGGCCACGTGCCCCACCGCGGCGAGGTCATCACCCTGCCGCCGATCCGCTTCGAAGTGCTGCGCGCCGACGCGCGCCAGGTGCACCTGCTGCAGGTGCACCGGGAATCCAACGGCGACAACGCGGGCGCGGCCGGCGCATGA
- the lnt gene encoding apolipoprotein N-acyltransferase: MKRSAPILNGAAAADAAPAGVPGTRAHSRTATMARLLLAGVLGIAHTQAFAPHDWWWLQILSLAGLAALMADAPRARLAAATGYAFGLGWFLSGIWWLYISMHVYGEMPAWMAALAVVLFSGFLSLYPALAGALWHRLTARLPRATLLAPLAFGAAWGLTEWLRGVVFTGFPWLSGGYAHADGPLAGFAPLLGVYGIGALAAAVAALLAAAVRGLGRGERGRALGALALALALPAAGAALAPLAWTTPAGKPLSVRLLQGNVAQDIKFEPAGIQRSIELYRDMITAAPADLVVTPETAFPVILQELPVDVAVAVRDYALASGTTVLFGAAGADSPVDFTNSVFGLGPETERLYRYNKHHLVPFGEFIPLGFRWFVDMMKMPLGDFRRGGLDQASLPVRGVRVAPNICYEDLFGEEIAQTLRQQPAPANVLANLTNLAWFGDTIALDQHLQISRMRALETRRPMLRSTNTGMTAVVRPDGSVQQRLPTFTVGTLAAEVQGMQGLTPYIRWGNAPVLALFALVLGLAAWRVRKLRGAG; the protein is encoded by the coding sequence ATGAAGCGTTCCGCCCCGATCCTCAACGGCGCCGCCGCTGCCGACGCCGCCCCGGCGGGCGTGCCTGGCACGCGCGCGCATTCGCGCACGGCGACCATGGCGCGGCTGCTGCTGGCCGGCGTGCTCGGCATCGCCCATACGCAAGCCTTTGCCCCCCATGACTGGTGGTGGCTGCAGATCCTGTCGCTGGCCGGCCTGGCCGCGCTGATGGCCGACGCGCCGCGCGCGCGCCTGGCCGCCGCCACTGGCTATGCCTTCGGGCTGGGCTGGTTCCTGTCCGGCATCTGGTGGCTCTATATCAGCATGCACGTCTACGGCGAGATGCCGGCGTGGATGGCCGCGCTCGCGGTGGTGCTGTTCTCGGGCTTCCTGTCGCTCTACCCGGCACTGGCCGGCGCGCTGTGGCATCGGCTGACGGCGCGCCTGCCCCGGGCCACGCTGCTGGCGCCGCTGGCCTTCGGCGCTGCCTGGGGACTCACCGAATGGCTGCGCGGCGTGGTGTTTACCGGCTTCCCGTGGCTGTCGGGCGGATATGCCCATGCCGATGGCCCGCTGGCCGGCTTCGCGCCGCTGCTTGGCGTGTACGGCATCGGCGCGCTGGCAGCCGCGGTGGCGGCACTGCTGGCGGCTGCAGTACGCGGGCTGGGTCGCGGCGAGCGCGGCCGGGCGCTGGGCGCCCTGGCACTGGCACTGGCCCTGCCCGCCGCGGGCGCCGCGCTGGCGCCGCTGGCCTGGACCACGCCCGCCGGCAAGCCGCTGTCGGTGCGGCTGCTGCAAGGCAACGTGGCCCAGGACATCAAGTTCGAGCCCGCCGGCATCCAGCGCTCGATCGAGCTGTACCGCGACATGATCACCGCCGCGCCGGCCGACCTCGTGGTCACGCCGGAAACCGCGTTCCCGGTCATCCTGCAGGAGCTGCCGGTCGACGTGGCCGTGGCGGTGCGCGACTACGCGCTGGCCAGCGGCACCACGGTGCTGTTCGGCGCCGCCGGCGCCGACTCGCCGGTGGACTTCACCAACAGCGTCTTCGGCCTGGGCCCCGAGACCGAACGCCTGTACCGCTACAACAAGCACCACCTGGTGCCGTTCGGCGAATTCATCCCGCTGGGGTTCCGCTGGTTCGTCGACATGATGAAGATGCCGCTGGGCGACTTCCGCCGCGGCGGGCTCGACCAGGCCTCGCTGCCGGTGCGCGGCGTGCGCGTGGCGCCCAATATCTGCTACGAGGATCTGTTCGGCGAGGAGATCGCGCAGACGCTGCGCCAGCAGCCGGCGCCGGCCAATGTCCTGGCCAACCTGACCAACCTGGCATGGTTCGGCGACACCATCGCGCTGGACCAGCACCTGCAGATCTCGCGCATGCGCGCACTGGAAACGCGCCGGCCGATGCTGCGCTCGACCAATACCGGCATGACCGCGGTGGTGCGTCCGGACGGCTCGGTGCAGCAACGCCTGCCGACCTTCACGGTCGGCACGCTGGCGGCCGAGGTGCAGGGCATGCAGGGGCTGACGCCCTATATCCGCTGGGGGAACGCGCCGGTGCTGGCGCTGTTTGCACTGGTGCTGGGGCTTGCTGCCTGGCGTGTGCGCAAGCTGCGCGGTGCAGGCTGA
- the glyQ gene encoding glycine--tRNA ligase subunit alpha, translating into MLTFQQMILTLQAYWDRQGCALLQPIDLEVGAGTSHVHTFLRALGPEPWRAAYVQPSRRPKDGRYGENPNRLQHYYQYQVVLKPAPENILELYLGSLEALGLDLKQNDIRFVEDDWENPTLGAWGLGWEVWLNGMEVTQFTYFQQVGGIDCKPITGEITYGIERLAMYLQKVENVYDLIWTEWVENGETRRLTYGDVYHQNEVEQSTYNFEHSNTEILFRHFAEHEGEAKRLMGNGDGAEEGQAAGTRLALPAYEQVLKAAHTFNLLDARGAISVTERAAYIGRIRHLSRQVAQAYYDSREALGFPMCGNGGARA; encoded by the coding sequence ATGCTGACCTTCCAACAAATGATTCTGACCCTGCAGGCCTATTGGGACCGGCAGGGCTGCGCGCTGTTGCAACCCATCGATCTGGAGGTCGGCGCCGGCACATCCCACGTACACACCTTCCTGCGCGCGCTCGGCCCCGAGCCGTGGCGTGCCGCCTACGTGCAGCCGTCGCGCCGCCCCAAGGACGGCCGCTATGGCGAGAACCCCAACCGCCTGCAGCACTACTACCAGTACCAGGTGGTGCTCAAGCCCGCGCCGGAGAACATCCTGGAGCTGTACCTGGGCTCGCTCGAGGCGCTCGGCCTGGACCTGAAGCAGAACGACATCCGCTTCGTCGAGGACGACTGGGAGAACCCCACGCTGGGCGCCTGGGGCCTGGGCTGGGAAGTCTGGCTCAACGGCATGGAAGTGACGCAGTTCACCTACTTCCAGCAGGTGGGCGGGATCGACTGCAAGCCCATCACCGGCGAGATCACCTACGGCATCGAACGCCTGGCGATGTACCTGCAGAAGGTCGAGAACGTCTATGACCTGATCTGGACCGAGTGGGTCGAGAACGGCGAGACGCGCCGCCTGACCTATGGCGACGTGTACCACCAGAACGAAGTCGAGCAGTCGACCTACAACTTCGAGCACAGCAACACCGAGATCCTGTTCCGCCATTTCGCCGAGCACGAAGGCGAAGCCAAGCGGCTGATGGGCAACGGCGATGGCGCCGAGGAAGGCCAGGCCGCCGGCACGCGCCTGGCGCTGCCCGCCTACGAGCAGGTGCTCAAGGCCGCCCACACCTTCAACCTGCTGGACGCGCGCGGCGCGATCTCGGTGACCGAGCGCGCGGCGTATATCGGCCGCATCCGCCACCTGTCGCGCCAGGTGGCGCAGGCCTACTACGACTCGCGCGAGGCCCTCGGCTTCCCGATGTGCGGCAACGGCGGAGCCCGGGCATGA
- the glyS gene encoding glycine--tRNA ligase subunit beta has translation MSQPMTDSLLIELFTEELPPKALARLGDAFAQGLFAGLGERDLLEPGATVTPFATPRRLAALVSGVRRSAPDREQREKVLPLSVALDANGEPTAPLAKKLAALAKSVGVAEIDWQSLERASDGKAEAFFYRYTARGAELAAAVQAALEDTIAKLPIPKVMSYQRPDGSTVHFVRPAHSLIALFGAEILPVTLLGLQASNLTQGHRFLSHGVIEIAHANDYAQRLESAGHVVASYAERRERMRAALLKEAGADQVIMPESLLDEVNSLVEWPVVYACHFEEAFLAVPQECLILTMQTNQKYFALTDADGHLRNRFLIVSNLATETPQSIITGNERVVRPRLADAKFFFDQDRKKTLASRVPQLASVVYHNKIGTQLDRVQRLQQIAGHIADALNGSGVPTDKAAAMRGAELAKADLLTDMVGEFPELQGTMGTYYARHDDEAEDVALACSEHYRPRFAGDALPAGAVSTAVALADKLETLVGIWGIGLQPTGEKDPFALRRHALGILRMLIEKPLALSLSSLLALTQQAFAGIAAVKPAPDAIADFLYDRVRGYLKDKGYTTNEVEAVVSLRPDQLHDILGRMEAVRTFAALPEAEALAAANKRITNILRKNTEPVGAVDPALFREEAEGALHAAIERVRPAVEAAFASGDFTAALRDLAQLRDAVDRFFNDVMVMAEDAQLRANRLALLASLHAMANRVADISKLAA, from the coding sequence ATGTCGCAACCCATGACCGACTCGCTGCTGATCGAACTGTTCACCGAAGAGCTGCCACCCAAGGCGCTGGCGCGCCTGGGCGACGCCTTCGCGCAGGGCCTGTTCGCCGGCCTGGGCGAGCGCGACCTGCTTGAGCCGGGCGCCACCGTGACGCCGTTCGCCACCCCGCGCCGCCTGGCCGCGCTGGTGTCGGGCGTGCGCCGCAGCGCGCCGGACCGCGAGCAGCGCGAGAAGGTCCTGCCGCTGTCGGTGGCGCTGGACGCCAACGGCGAGCCCACCGCGCCGCTGGCCAAGAAGCTGGCTGCGCTGGCCAAGTCGGTCGGCGTTGCCGAGATCGACTGGCAGTCGCTGGAGCGCGCCTCCGACGGCAAGGCCGAGGCCTTCTTCTACCGCTATACCGCGCGCGGCGCCGAACTGGCTGCCGCGGTGCAGGCAGCGCTGGAAGACACCATTGCGAAGCTGCCGATCCCCAAGGTCATGAGCTACCAGCGCCCGGACGGCAGCACCGTGCATTTCGTGCGCCCGGCGCACAGCCTGATCGCACTGTTCGGCGCCGAGATCCTGCCGGTGACGCTGCTGGGGCTGCAGGCCAGCAACCTGACCCAGGGCCACCGCTTCCTGTCGCATGGCGTGATCGAGATCGCGCATGCCAATGATTATGCGCAGCGGCTGGAATCCGCCGGCCACGTGGTCGCCAGCTACGCCGAGCGCCGCGAGCGCATGCGCGCCGCGCTGCTCAAGGAAGCCGGCGCCGACCAGGTGATCATGCCCGAGTCGCTGCTCGACGAAGTCAATTCGCTGGTGGAATGGCCGGTGGTCTATGCCTGCCATTTCGAGGAAGCCTTCCTGGCGGTGCCGCAGGAATGCCTGATCCTGACCATGCAGACCAACCAGAAGTACTTTGCGCTGACCGATGCCGACGGCCACCTGCGCAACCGCTTCCTGATCGTGTCGAACCTGGCCACCGAGACGCCGCAGTCGATCATCACCGGCAACGAGCGCGTGGTGCGCCCGCGCCTGGCCGATGCCAAGTTCTTCTTCGACCAGGACCGCAAGAAGACGCTGGCGTCGCGCGTGCCGCAGCTGGCCAGCGTGGTCTACCACAACAAGATCGGCACCCAGCTGGACCGCGTGCAGCGCCTGCAGCAGATCGCCGGCCATATCGCTGACGCCCTCAACGGCAGCGGCGTGCCGACCGACAAGGCCGCCGCGATGCGCGGCGCCGAACTGGCCAAGGCCGACCTGCTGACCGACATGGTCGGCGAGTTCCCCGAGCTGCAGGGCACCATGGGCACGTACTATGCCCGCCACGACGACGAAGCCGAAGACGTGGCACTGGCCTGCTCCGAACACTACCGTCCGCGCTTTGCCGGCGATGCGCTGCCCGCAGGCGCGGTCAGCACCGCCGTGGCGCTGGCCGACAAGCTCGAGACCCTGGTCGGGATCTGGGGCATCGGCCTGCAGCCCACCGGCGAGAAGGATCCGTTCGCACTGCGCCGCCATGCGCTGGGCATCCTGCGCATGCTGATCGAAAAGCCGCTGGCGTTGTCGCTGTCGTCGCTGCTGGCGCTGACGCAGCAGGCCTTTGCCGGCATCGCTGCAGTCAAGCCGGCACCCGACGCAATCGCCGACTTCCTGTACGACCGCGTGCGCGGCTACCTGAAGGACAAGGGCTACACCACCAACGAAGTCGAGGCCGTGGTCAGCCTGCGCCCGGACCAGCTGCACGACATCCTGGGCCGCATGGAAGCCGTGCGCACCTTTGCCGCGCTGCCCGAGGCCGAGGCCCTGGCCGCCGCCAACAAGCGCATCACCAACATCCTGCGCAAGAACACCGAGCCAGTCGGCGCGGTCGATCCGGCGCTGTTCCGGGAAGAGGCCGAAGGCGCGCTGCACGCCGCCATCGAGCGCGTGCGCCCGGCCGTGGAAGCCGCCTTCGCCAGCGGCGATTTCACCGCCGCGCTGCGCGACCTGGCCCAGCTGCGCGATGCCGTCGACCGCTTCTTCAATGATGTGATGGTGATGGCCGAGGATGCGCAGCTGCGCGCCAACCGCCTGGCGCTGCTGGCTTCGCTGCACGCGATGGCCAACCGCGTGGCCGACATCTCCAAGCTGGCCGCCTGA
- the gmhB gene encoding D-glycero-beta-D-manno-heptose 1,7-bisphosphate 7-phosphatase has protein sequence MPQTPPKFVILDRDGVVNLDSDQFIKTPDEWVPIDGSLEAIAALNQAGYRVVLASNQSGIGRGLFEMSALNAMHEKMHTLLARLGGRVDAVFFCPHTAADGCDCRKPKPGMLEQISERFGIELRGVPIVGDSLRDLEAGVAVGCAPHLVRSGKGQKTLDQGALPPGTQVHDDLLAFARWLTGNGGAQRPPTHSAG, from the coding sequence ATGCCGCAGACGCCGCCCAAGTTTGTCATCCTGGACCGCGACGGGGTGGTCAACCTCGACAGCGACCAGTTCATCAAGACGCCCGATGAATGGGTGCCGATCGACGGCAGCCTGGAGGCCATCGCCGCGCTGAACCAGGCCGGCTACCGCGTGGTCCTCGCCAGCAACCAGTCCGGCATCGGCCGCGGGCTGTTCGAGATGAGCGCGCTCAACGCCATGCACGAGAAGATGCACACGTTGCTCGCGCGCCTGGGCGGGCGCGTCGACGCGGTGTTCTTCTGCCCCCATACCGCCGCGGACGGCTGCGACTGCCGCAAGCCCAAGCCCGGCATGCTGGAGCAGATCAGCGAGCGCTTCGGCATCGAGCTCCGCGGCGTGCCCATCGTTGGCGATTCGCTGCGCGACCTGGAAGCCGGCGTGGCGGTCGGTTGCGCGCCGCACCTGGTACGCAGCGGCAAGGGCCAGAAGACCCTCGACCAGGGCGCCCTGCCGCCGGGCACGCAAGTGCACGACGACCTGCTCGCGTTTGCGCGCTGGCTGACCGGCAACGGCGGCGCACAGCGCCCACCCACTCATAGCGCCGGCTGA
- a CDS encoding lysophospholipid acyltransferase family protein produces the protein MTFLRSLLFALYLLVLTPPYACACFLVFPFMNADQRFRFVRGWPLLVIWAARGICGIQYRIEGHEHMDVMLDKPVVLLSKHQSAWETVAYVALMPKPLCFVFKRELLLVPFFGWALGMLKMVHINRKEGTRAFASAARQGRERLAEGAWIIMFPEGTRTPSGLEKARYKSGGARLAVETGAWVLPMAVNSGRVWPRNSFLKHPGMVTISVGPAIASANKTADQLNQEVAEWIERDMRRIDPQSYRSAAPGGPAA, from the coding sequence ATGACGTTTCTCCGTTCCCTGTTGTTTGCGCTGTACCTGCTGGTGCTGACGCCGCCGTACGCTTGCGCCTGCTTCCTGGTGTTCCCGTTCATGAATGCCGACCAGCGCTTCCGCTTCGTGCGCGGCTGGCCCCTGCTGGTGATCTGGGCCGCGCGCGGCATCTGCGGCATCCAGTACCGCATTGAAGGCCATGAGCATATGGACGTGATGCTCGACAAGCCGGTGGTGCTGCTGTCCAAGCACCAGTCAGCCTGGGAAACCGTGGCCTACGTGGCGCTGATGCCCAAGCCGCTGTGCTTCGTGTTCAAGCGCGAGCTGCTGCTGGTGCCGTTCTTCGGCTGGGCGCTGGGCATGCTGAAGATGGTCCATATCAACCGCAAGGAAGGCACCCGCGCCTTCGCCTCGGCCGCGCGTCAGGGCCGCGAGCGGCTGGCCGAAGGCGCCTGGATCATCATGTTCCCGGAAGGCACGCGCACGCCTTCGGGCCTGGAGAAGGCGCGCTACAAGAGCGGCGGTGCGCGCCTGGCGGTGGAAACCGGCGCCTGGGTGCTGCCGATGGCGGTCAACTCGGGCCGGGTGTGGCCGCGCAATTCGTTCCTGAAGCACCCGGGCATGGTGACGATCTCGGTTGGCCCGGCGATCGCCTCGGCCAACAAGACCGCGGACCAGCTCAACCAGGAGGTGGCGGAATGGATCGAGCGCGATATGCGCCGCATCGATCCGCAGAGCTACCGGAGCGCGGCCCCGGGCGGGCCCGCCGCATGA
- a CDS encoding M48 family metallopeptidase has product MKLLRPATDADGAQLELPLAESAQAPQPAAPPAPEPPQQPAWPVPQPNARLLRIGERPLHYTLKRSARRTIGFTIDDRGLSITAPRWVTLADIESAILEKQRWIFNKLGEWRHRESRRILPTVQWRDGASLPFLGQPLTLSLESPLGALLFDADRRVLHLALPGHADEQQIKDRVQGWLQQQARRLLAERLDIYADKLGVRHTGFALTSAATRWGSCTADGKIRLNWRLMHFPLSMIDYVAAHELAHLKEMNHGPRFWQTVESIFPEFRDARAQLRAHPPELLPTF; this is encoded by the coding sequence ATGAAGCTGCTGCGACCCGCCACCGACGCCGACGGCGCGCAGCTGGAGCTGCCGCTGGCGGAGTCCGCCCAGGCGCCGCAGCCTGCGGCCCCGCCTGCGCCGGAGCCGCCGCAGCAGCCCGCCTGGCCGGTGCCGCAACCCAATGCACGCCTGCTGCGTATCGGCGAACGGCCGCTGCACTACACGCTCAAGCGCTCGGCGCGCCGCACCATCGGCTTCACCATCGACGACCGCGGCCTGTCGATCACGGCGCCGCGCTGGGTCACGCTGGCGGACATCGAGTCGGCCATCCTAGAAAAACAGCGCTGGATCTTCAACAAGCTGGGCGAGTGGCGCCACCGCGAGTCGCGCCGCATCCTGCCCACGGTGCAATGGCGCGACGGCGCCAGCCTGCCCTTCCTGGGGCAGCCGCTGACGCTGTCGCTGGAGTCGCCGCTCGGCGCGCTGCTGTTCGATGCCGACCGTCGCGTGCTGCACCTGGCGCTGCCGGGCCATGCCGACGAGCAGCAGATCAAGGACCGCGTGCAGGGCTGGCTGCAGCAGCAGGCGCGCCGGCTGCTGGCCGAGCGCCTCGATATCTACGCCGACAAGCTGGGCGTGCGCCACACCGGCTTTGCGCTGACCTCGGCTGCCACGCGCTGGGGCAGCTGCACCGCCGACGGCAAGATCCGGCTGAACTGGCGCCTGATGCATTTCCCGCTGTCGATGATCGACTATGTCGCCGCGCACGAGCTGGCGCACCTGAAGGAAATGAACCACGGCCCGCGCTTCTGGCAGACCGTGGAATCGATCTTCCCCGAGTTCCGCGATGCGCGCGCGCAACTGCGGGCACACCCGCCCGAGCTGTTGCCGACTTTCTGA
- the gloA gene encoding lactoylglutathione lyase, with translation MRLLHTMLRVGDMQRSIDFYTRVLGMQLLRQSDNPEYKYRLAFVGYGPESETAVLELTYNYGVDQYDLGTAYGHIALETDDAAAACERIRAAGGKVTREAGPVKGGTTVIAFVEDPDGYKIELIERHSTRDARRP, from the coding sequence ATGCGACTCCTCCACACCATGCTGCGCGTCGGCGACATGCAGCGCTCCATCGATTTCTATACCCGCGTGCTCGGCATGCAGCTGCTGCGCCAGAGCGACAACCCTGAGTACAAGTACCGCCTCGCCTTCGTCGGCTACGGCCCCGAGAGCGAGACCGCGGTGCTGGAGCTGACCTACAACTACGGCGTCGACCAGTATGACCTGGGCACGGCCTACGGCCATATCGCGCTGGAGACCGACGATGCCGCGGCCGCCTGCGAGCGCATCCGCGCCGCCGGCGGCAAGGTCACGCGCGAAGCCGGCCCGGTCAAGGGCGGCACCACCGTGATCGCCTTTGTCGAAGACCCGGACGGCTACAAGATCGAACTGATCGAGCGCCATTCGACCCGCGACGCCAGGCGTCCCTGA